The following proteins come from a genomic window of Sorghum bicolor cultivar BTx623 chromosome 3, Sorghum_bicolor_NCBIv3, whole genome shotgun sequence:
- the LOC110433325 gene encoding uncharacterized protein LOC110433325 codes for MFRCPSNGNGNGYGYGQQHSTTNYHRTHSGEHVTKVAQRPGVVLQHHVVHKESFKEVDGGAAPANNRRCFDNYPMKANNAMAVNHHGGGSHHRYEAYEETYEESSCEEETYAYGAGRHHGHGGGGRRFEYETHEETYEEEEEEAVVGGGGCAQLRRPYCRP; via the coding sequence ATGTTCAGGTGCCCCagcaatggcaatggcaatggctaTGGCTACGGCCAACAGCACTCCACCACGAACTACCACCGCACCCACTCCGGCGAGCACGTCACCAAGGTCGCCCAGAGGCCCGGCGTCGTCCTGCAGCACCACGTTGTCCACAAGGAGTCGTTCAAGGAGGTCGACGGCGGCGCGGCCCCAGCCAACAACCGCCGCTGCTTCGACAACTATCCCATGAAGGCTAACAACGCGATGGCAGTGAACCACCATGGCGGAGGCTCCCACCACCGCTACGAGGCCTACGAGGAAACCTACGAAGAGTCCAGCTGCGAGGAGGAGACGTACGCATACGGCGCCGGACGCCACCAcgggcacggcggcggcggccgccgcttCGAGTACGAGACCCACGAGGAGACCtacgaggaagaggaagaggaggccgtcgtgggcggcggcggctgcgccCAGCTCAGGCGCCCCTACTGCCGCCCATGA
- the LOC8056151 gene encoding uncharacterized protein LOC8056151, with the protein MAHYQEVDYCSEEVKSVAAGGPAGFGRHHGGHGGVQQHVVKEKFEEVDSVSRAGGGRHGHFEARESKFEEDVNTRTGEFHERKENFVVKADN; encoded by the coding sequence ATGGCTCACTACCAGGAGGTGGACTACTGCTCGGAGGAGGTGAAGTCGGTGGCCGCCGGCGGCCCTGCCGGCTTTGGTCGCCATCATGGCGGCCACGGCGGCGTCCAGCagcacgtcgtcaaggagaagTTCGAGGAGGTCGACAGCGTCTcacgcgccggcggcggccgccacGGCCACTTCGAGGCCCGCGAGTCCAAGTTCGAGGAGGACGTCAACACCCGCACCGGCGAGTTCCACGAGCGCAAGGAGAACTTCGTCGTCAAGGCCGACAACTGA
- the LOC8056152 gene encoding uncharacterized protein LOC8056152 yields the protein MAYFQEVDYCSEEVRSVAPAGGFGRYGGGVQQHVVKEKFEEVDTVSRAGGHHHGHGHHGHGVVVRETRVEEDFNTCTGEFHERKESFLARAN from the coding sequence ATGGCCTACTTCCAGGAGGTGGACTACTGCTCGGAGGAGGTGAGGTCGGTGGCCCCGGCCGGCGGCTTCGGCCGCTACGGCGGCGGCGTCCAGCagcacgtcgtcaaggagaaaTTCGAGGAGGTCGACACGGTGTCACGCGCCGGCGGCCACCACCACGGCCACGGTCACCACGGCCACGGCGTCGTGGTGCGCGAGACCAGGGTCGAGGAGGACTTCAACACCTGCACCGGCGAGTTCCACGAGCGCAAGGAGAGCTTCCTCGCCAGGGCTAACTGA
- the LOC8056153 gene encoding neuroguidin-A — MAAASAAAAAEANGESKDEFLIRDDAPGLLAALKEMKDGLDLVRGKVEAITRKVKENQLPTANGIGYLDAKNQLLLGYCQDIVYYLLRKAKGLSVDGHPVVRSLVEIRLFLEKIRPIDKKAEYQIQKLTNAADNAIAREKTGNAEAKGKGEHSDEDDPLKYRPNPDMMDTKAGPDGQDTDGVYRPPKFMPTSVDDEEKRRKKDSRRDKALARVAIENPYIKEIIDDAADRPEEWKETVGDESREFGRYMRQREEQEKQEEELFTRAPVTKRDKQIEKRIRRQLHGLGGLTDGFDLGMNMLIGGDKEDDGGSSKSHGKSGHRKKHLKSSKRKRH; from the exons ATGGCGGCAGcatccgccgccgcagccgccgaAGCCAACGGCGAGAGCAAAGACGAATTCCTCATACG CGACGACGCGCCGGGGCTGCTCGCCGCTCTCAAGGAGATGAAGGACGGATTGGACCTCGTCAGGGGCAAGGTCGAGGCCATCACCCGGAAG GTCAAGGAGAACCAGTTGCCGACGGCCAACGGGATCGGGTACCTAGATGCGAAGAACCAGCTGCTCCTTGGCTACTGCCAGGACATCGTCTACTACCTGCTCCGCAAGGCCAAGGGGCTCTCGGTGGATGGACACCCCGTTGTACGGAGCCTTGTCGAGATTAGGCTGTTTCTAGAGAAG ATTCGTCCAATTGACAAGAAGGCAGAGTACcaaattcagaagctcaccaacGCTGCTGACAATGCAATTGCACGAGAGAAGACAGGAAATGCAGAGGCGAAGGGGAAGGGCGAGCATTCAGATGAGGATGACCCCCTGAAGTATAGGCCAAACCCAGATATGATGGACACAAAGGCTGGTCCTGATGGGCAG GATACTGATGGTGTTTACCGTCCTCCGAAATTTATGCCTACTAGCGTGGATGATGAAGAGAAGCGTCGTAAAAAAGATTCAAGGAGAGATAAAGCATTAGCCCGAGTGGCAATAGAAAATCCTTATATTAAAGAAATAATTGACGATGCTGCGGACAGACCTGAAGAG TGGAAGGAAACAGTGGGCGATGAAAGCAGGGAATTTGGGAGGTACATGCGACAGAGAGAGGAGCAAGAGAAGCAGGAAGAGGAGTTGTTCACTCGGGCTCCTGTAACCAAACGTGATAAGCAGATCGAGAAGCGCATAAGGAGACAACTTCATGG GCTAGGAGGCTTAACGGATGGTTTCGACCTTGGAATGAACATGCTAATTGGCGGAGACAAGGAAGATGATGGCGGTTCAAGCAAATCGCATGGCAAGAGTGGACATCGAAAGAAGCACCTGAAGAGCAGTAAGAGGAAGAGGCATTAG
- the LOC8056154 gene encoding DEAD-box ATP-dependent RNA helicase 30 — MNPYDLRFADPSSYHDRRSDLAVAPTFAPPAPVAAVNPNPYAAAYPPVPVPVPAAPAGGDYQRYGQGGRGRGGGGRGGGGGYGGGGGGYGGGGRGGGRGRDGLDSLALPKPDFRSLIPFEKNFYVECPSVQAMSEADVAQYRRLRDITVEGRDVPKPVRYFQEANFPDYCMQAIAKSGFVEPTPIQSQGWPMALKGRDLIGIAQTGSGKTLSYLLPGLVHVGAQPRLEQGDGPIVLILAPTRELAVQIQEESTKFGSYSRTRSTCVYGGAPKGPQIRDLRRGVEIVIATPGRLIDMLEAGHTNLRRVTYLVLDEADRMLDMGFEPQIRKIVAQIRPDRQTLYWSATWPREVEALARQFLQNPYKVTIGSPELKANHSIQQIVEVISDHEKYPRLSKLLSDLMDGSRILIFFQTKKDCDKITRQLRMDGWPALSIHGDKAQAERDYVLAEFKSGKSPIMAATDVAARGLDVKDIKCVINYDFPTTLEDYIHRIGRTGRAGASGTAFTFFTHANAKFSRNLVKILREAGQAVNPALESMSKSSNSGGGGNFRSRGRGGFGNRGHMSGSNTFPLGGGRRPY, encoded by the exons ATGAACCCCTACGACCTCCGCTTCGCCGACCCCTCATCCTACCACGACAGGCGCAG CGACCTGGCCGTGGCTCCTACGTTCGCTCCGCCGGCTCCCGTGGCTGCGGTGAACCCGAACCCTTACGCCGCCGCCTACCCGCCCGTGCCAGTGCCCGTGCCCGCGGCCCCCGCGGGCGGCGACTACCAGCGCTACGGGCAGGGCGGCAGaggccgtggtggaggcggcagAGGAGGCGGCGGTGGGTATGGAGGTGGCGGTGGTGGGTATGGAGGTGGCGGCAGGGGAGGTGGTCGCGGGAGGGACGGGCTTGACTCGCTTGCCCTCCCTAAGCCGGACTTCCGGAGCCTGATACCGTTCGAGAAGAACTTCTACGTGGAGTGTCCCTCCGTCCAGGCTATGTCGGAGGCGGATGTGGCGCAGTACCGCCGCCTCCGGGATATCACCGTAGAGGGCCGGGATGTGCCCAAGCCGGTCCGATACTTCCAGGAAGCCAACTTCCCAG ATTACTGCATGCAAGCGATTGCCAAATCTGGATTTGTGGAGCCAACTCCTATTCAATCTCAAGGTTGGCCTATGGCTTTGAAGGGTAGGGACCTGATTGGTATCGCTCAAACAGGCTCAGGGAAAACATTATCTTATCTGCTACCTGGGTTGGTTCATGTTGGTGCCCAGCCTCGGCTAG AACAAGGCGATGGCCCAATTGTATTAATCCTCGCCCCCACAAGAGAACTGGCTGTTCAAATACAGGAAGAATCTACAAAATTTGGATCATATTCAAGAACTAGAAGCACATGTGTCTATGGTGGTGCACCTAAGGGTCCACAAATACGTGACCTTAGAAGAG GAGTTGAAATTGTCATTGCAACTCCTGGTCGGTTGATTGATATGCTGGAAGCCGGCCACACGAACCTACGTAGagtgacataccttgtgctggaTGAGGCAGACCGGATGCTAGATATGGGTTTTGAGCCCCAAATTCGAAAAATAGTTGCACAG ATCCGCCCAGACAGGCAAACATTGTACTGGAGTGCCACATGGCCTAGAGAAGTTGAAGCCTTAGCAAGGCAGTTTCTGCAAAATCCTTATAAG GTAACCATAGGATCACCTGAACTTAAAGCTAATCATTCCATACAACAAATTGTAGAAGTTATTTCAGACCATGAGAAGTATCCAAG ACTCAGTAAGCTCTTGTCTGATCTAATGGACGGAAGCCGTATCTTGATATTCTTCCAAACAAAAAAGGACTGCGATAAGATCACACGGCAACTTAGAATGGATGGGTGGCCGGCATTATCTATACATGGTGATAAAGCTCAAGCTGAACGGGACTATGTTCTTGCAGAGTTTAAGAGCGGCAAGAGTCCCATAATGGCTGCTACAGATGTGGCAGCACGTGGTCTTG ACGTGAAGGACATAAAGTGTGTGATAAATTATGATTTTCCAACAACTCTTGAAGATTATATTCACAGGATAGGTCGAACTGGCCGTGCTGGTGCTAGCGGAACTGCATTTACTTTTTTCACACATGCAAATGCTAAGTTCTCAAGGAATCTAGTGAAGATTCTGCGGGAAGCTGGACAAGCTGTGAATCCTGCACTAGAATCCATGTCCAAGTCTTCAAACTCAGGGGGAGGAG GCAATTTCCGGTCGAGAGGCAGAGGTGGGTTTGGTAACCGGGGTCATATGTCTGGATCAAATACCTTTCCTTTAGGAGGAGGGAGAAGGCCATATTGA
- the LOC8056155 gene encoding dolichyl-diphosphooligosaccharide--protein glycosyltransferase subunit 2 isoform X1 gives MAGRRPAPAALLLLLLAASFAPISSAVRPVSDAHRSAAAELFAPSADGSFGDLESTYEAVRTFQILGLENYKSLSGKACKFAAENLASPGSTAKDLFHAVRISGALGCGVDAGVYDGVVATLKAVIKDTNSLLEFYYSVGGLLSIKEQGHNVVLSDAESTFHAIKALSQSDGRWRYDTNSAESSTFAAGIALEALAGIVSLADAEIDSSMMAVVKNDIMKLFDTIKSYDDGTFYFDEKHVDATEYKGPIMTSASVVRGVTSFAAVVSGKLNIPGEKILGLAKFFLGIGLPGSAKDCFNQIESLSFLENNRVFVPLILSLPSKVFSLTSKDQLKVEVTTVFGSASPSLKVNLVQVLGSDSKVITNENKELQYDLDNNVHYLDIAPLKIDVGKYSIVFEISLQEPEHETVYVTGGRNTESVIVTGLIKVNKAEIGISDNDAGTVESVQKLDLLKDTKVSLSANHLQKLRLSFQLTTPLGHTFKPHQVFLKLKHESKVEHLFVVPGSARQFKIVLDFLGLVEKFYYLSGRYDLELAVGDAAMVSNHIILSYYYIWSPFVCFADFLCVQENSFLRSLGHLDLDLPEAPEKAPRPPAQAVDPFSKFGPKAEIAHIFRAPEKRPPKELSLAFTGLTLLPFIGFLIGLMRLGVNLKNFPSLPGPAAFASLFHAGVGAVLLLYVLFWLKLDLFTTLKYLGFLVIFLVFVGHRTLSYLSSVSTKQKTA, from the exons ATGGCCGGGAGGCGCCCGGCACCGGcggccctcctcctcctcctcctagcCGCATCCTTCGCCCCCATCTCCTCCGCCGTCCGCCCAGTCTCCGACGCGCACAGATCCGCTGCCGCGGAGCTCTTCGCCCCCTCCGCCGATGGATCCTTCGGCGA TTTGGAGAGTACGTATGAGGCGGTGAGGACTTTCCAGATACTCGGGTTGGAGAACTATAAGAGTTTGTCTGGGAAGGCGTGCAAGTTTGCTGCGGAGAACTTGGCTTCCCCCGGTTCCACCGCGAAAGATCTGTTCCACGCAGTCCGGATCAGTGGCGCGCTCGGGTGCGGTGTTGATGCCGGCGTGTACGAT GGTGTTGTGGCAACGCTCAAGGCAGTGATTAAGGATACCAATTCCCTGTTGGAATTCTACTATTCTGTGGGAGGTTTGCTTAGCATCAAG GAACAAGGCCATAATGTTGTTCTGTCTGATGCAGAAAGTACATTTCATGCCATTAAG GCACTTAGCCAAAGCGACGGAAGATGGCGTTATGACACTAACAGTGCTGAATCTAGCACATTTGCTGCTG GTATCGCACTAGAAGCATTGGCGGGCATTGTTTCACTGGCAGATGCAGAGATTGATTCATCCATG ATGGCAGTGGTTAAAAACGACATCATGAAGCTTTTTGACACCATCAAGAGCTATG ATGATGGGACCTTCTACTTTGATGAAAAGCATGTTGATGCTACTGAATACAAGGGTCCTATAATGACTTCCGCTTCAGTGGTACGGGGTGTCACCTCATTTGCAGCTGTTGTTTCTGGAAAATTGAAT ATCCCTGGTGAGAAAATACTTGgcctggcaaagttcttcctTGGTATTGGGCTCCCAGGTAGTGCAAAGGACTGCTTTAATCAGATTGAGTCTCTGTCGTTCCTGGAGAACAATAG GGTCTTTGTTCCTTTGATACTGTCACTTCCTTCCAAAGTATTTTCATTGACTTCGAAAGATCAGCTTAAG GTTGAAGTTACAACAGTTTTTGGATCTGCTTCACCTTCACTCAAAGTGAATCTTGTGCAAGTGTTGGGATCTGACTCTAAAGTCATCACCAATGAGAACAAG GAACTTCAATATGACCTTGACAACAATGTCCATTACTTGGACATTGCTCCACTGAAAATAGATGTTGGGAAATACTCAATAGTTTTTGAG ATTTCACTTCAGGAACCAGAGCATGAGACAGTTTATGTTACTGGAGGGAGAAACACCGAAAGTGTCATTGTCACAGGACTGATCAAAGTCAACAAGGCAGAAATAGGAATCTCTGACAATGATGCTGGGACCGTGGAGTCTGTCCAAAA GTTAGATCTTCTGAAAGATACAAAAGTGTCTCTTTCTGCAAACCACCTGCAGAAGCTGCGTTTATCCTTTCAACTAACCACACCGCTCGGGCACACATTTAAACCTCACCAG GTGTTCTTGAAGTTGAAGCATGAGAGTAAGGTTGAACACTTATTTGTGGTACCTGGCTCTGCAAGGCAGTTCAAAATTGTTCTT GATTTCCTAGGTTTGGTGGAAAAATTTTACTACCTTTCTGGAAGATATGATCTTGAGCTTGCCGTTGGTGATGCTGCAATGGTAAGCAACCATATAATTTTATCCTACTACTATATATGGTCCCCATTTGTTTGCTTTGCTGATTTTCTTTGTGTTCAGGAAAATTCATTTCTACGATCCCTTGGCCATTTGGACTTGGACCTACCAGAAGCTCCAGAAAAAGCCCCACGTCCTCCTGCACAAGCTGTTGACCCATTCTCAAAATTTGGGCCAAAGGCAGAGATAGCACATATATTCCGCGCACCAGAGAAGAGGCCACCCAAGGAACTCTCGCTTGCTTTCACGGGTCTCACGCTTCTACCTTTTATCGGATTCTTGATAGGG cTCATGCGTCTTGGAGTGAACTTGAAGAACTTCCCATCCTTGCCAGGACCGGCTGCATTTGCCTCACTTTTCCATGCTGGAGTAGGAGCAGTCCTGCTGCTCTACGTTCTCTTCTGGCTCAAG TTGGACCTTTTCACAACTCTGAAGTACCTTGGCTTCCTCGTCATCTTCCTTGTTTTTGTGGGCCATAGGACCCTATCCTACCTTTCCTCCGTGTCGACAAAACAGAAGACggcataa
- the LOC8056155 gene encoding dolichyl-diphosphooligosaccharide--protein glycosyltransferase subunit 2 isoform X2 — protein sequence MAGRRPAPAALLLLLLAASFAPISSAVRPVSDAHRSAAAELFAPSADGSFGDLESTYEAVRTFQILGLENYKSLSGKACKFAAENLASPGSTAKDLFHAVRISGALGCGVDAGVYDGVVATLKAVIKDTNSLLEFYYSVGGLLSIKEQGHNVVLSDAESTFHAIKALSQSDGRWRYDTNSAESSTFAAGIALEALAGIVSLADAEIDSSMMAVVKNDIMKLFDTIKSYDDGTFYFDEKHVDATEYKGPIMTSASVVRGVTSFAAVVSGKLNIPGEKILGLAKFFLGIGLPGSAKDCFNQIESLSFLENNRVFVPLILSLPSKVFSLTSKDQLKVEVTTVFGSASPSLKVNLVQVLGSDSKVITNENKELQYDLDNNVHYLDIAPLKIDVGKYSIVFEISLQEPEHETVYVTGGRNTESVIVTGLIKVNKAEIGISDNDAGTVESVQKLDLLKDTKVSLSANHLQKLRLSFQLTTPLGHTFKPHQVFLKLKHESKVEHLFVVPGSARQFKIVLDFLGLVEKFYYLSGRYDLELAVGDAAMENSFLRSLGHLDLDLPEAPEKAPRPPAQAVDPFSKFGPKAEIAHIFRAPEKRPPKELSLAFTGLTLLPFIGFLIGLMRLGVNLKNFPSLPGPAAFASLFHAGVGAVLLLYVLFWLKLDLFTTLKYLGFLVIFLVFVGHRTLSYLSSVSTKQKTA from the exons ATGGCCGGGAGGCGCCCGGCACCGGcggccctcctcctcctcctcctagcCGCATCCTTCGCCCCCATCTCCTCCGCCGTCCGCCCAGTCTCCGACGCGCACAGATCCGCTGCCGCGGAGCTCTTCGCCCCCTCCGCCGATGGATCCTTCGGCGA TTTGGAGAGTACGTATGAGGCGGTGAGGACTTTCCAGATACTCGGGTTGGAGAACTATAAGAGTTTGTCTGGGAAGGCGTGCAAGTTTGCTGCGGAGAACTTGGCTTCCCCCGGTTCCACCGCGAAAGATCTGTTCCACGCAGTCCGGATCAGTGGCGCGCTCGGGTGCGGTGTTGATGCCGGCGTGTACGAT GGTGTTGTGGCAACGCTCAAGGCAGTGATTAAGGATACCAATTCCCTGTTGGAATTCTACTATTCTGTGGGAGGTTTGCTTAGCATCAAG GAACAAGGCCATAATGTTGTTCTGTCTGATGCAGAAAGTACATTTCATGCCATTAAG GCACTTAGCCAAAGCGACGGAAGATGGCGTTATGACACTAACAGTGCTGAATCTAGCACATTTGCTGCTG GTATCGCACTAGAAGCATTGGCGGGCATTGTTTCACTGGCAGATGCAGAGATTGATTCATCCATG ATGGCAGTGGTTAAAAACGACATCATGAAGCTTTTTGACACCATCAAGAGCTATG ATGATGGGACCTTCTACTTTGATGAAAAGCATGTTGATGCTACTGAATACAAGGGTCCTATAATGACTTCCGCTTCAGTGGTACGGGGTGTCACCTCATTTGCAGCTGTTGTTTCTGGAAAATTGAAT ATCCCTGGTGAGAAAATACTTGgcctggcaaagttcttcctTGGTATTGGGCTCCCAGGTAGTGCAAAGGACTGCTTTAATCAGATTGAGTCTCTGTCGTTCCTGGAGAACAATAG GGTCTTTGTTCCTTTGATACTGTCACTTCCTTCCAAAGTATTTTCATTGACTTCGAAAGATCAGCTTAAG GTTGAAGTTACAACAGTTTTTGGATCTGCTTCACCTTCACTCAAAGTGAATCTTGTGCAAGTGTTGGGATCTGACTCTAAAGTCATCACCAATGAGAACAAG GAACTTCAATATGACCTTGACAACAATGTCCATTACTTGGACATTGCTCCACTGAAAATAGATGTTGGGAAATACTCAATAGTTTTTGAG ATTTCACTTCAGGAACCAGAGCATGAGACAGTTTATGTTACTGGAGGGAGAAACACCGAAAGTGTCATTGTCACAGGACTGATCAAAGTCAACAAGGCAGAAATAGGAATCTCTGACAATGATGCTGGGACCGTGGAGTCTGTCCAAAA GTTAGATCTTCTGAAAGATACAAAAGTGTCTCTTTCTGCAAACCACCTGCAGAAGCTGCGTTTATCCTTTCAACTAACCACACCGCTCGGGCACACATTTAAACCTCACCAG GTGTTCTTGAAGTTGAAGCATGAGAGTAAGGTTGAACACTTATTTGTGGTACCTGGCTCTGCAAGGCAGTTCAAAATTGTTCTT GATTTCCTAGGTTTGGTGGAAAAATTTTACTACCTTTCTGGAAGATATGATCTTGAGCTTGCCGTTGGTGATGCTGCAATG GAAAATTCATTTCTACGATCCCTTGGCCATTTGGACTTGGACCTACCAGAAGCTCCAGAAAAAGCCCCACGTCCTCCTGCACAAGCTGTTGACCCATTCTCAAAATTTGGGCCAAAGGCAGAGATAGCACATATATTCCGCGCACCAGAGAAGAGGCCACCCAAGGAACTCTCGCTTGCTTTCACGGGTCTCACGCTTCTACCTTTTATCGGATTCTTGATAGGG cTCATGCGTCTTGGAGTGAACTTGAAGAACTTCCCATCCTTGCCAGGACCGGCTGCATTTGCCTCACTTTTCCATGCTGGAGTAGGAGCAGTCCTGCTGCTCTACGTTCTCTTCTGGCTCAAG TTGGACCTTTTCACAACTCTGAAGTACCTTGGCTTCCTCGTCATCTTCCTTGTTTTTGTGGGCCATAGGACCCTATCCTACCTTTCCTCCGTGTCGACAAAACAGAAGACggcataa
- the LOC110434016 gene encoding ABC transporter B family member 26, chloroplastic-like gives MPAPAAMLLLTAAPGSRTLSLTLAARRAPLRAPRQRRLRPARIRAAAAIGGEFGGLGRRRVVVGEFIERLRNVLPGGSWWRLEDGDEAGDGAGRAEGSGTTAVSALRRMWSLVAGDRWVIYAGFASLVGAALAEIAIPHLLAASIFSAQNGGAVFYRNAKLLVVLCLVSGVFSGVRSCCFGVANMILVKRMREELFDSILSQDISFFDEETVGDLTSRLGSDCQQVSRVIGNDLNLISRNLLQGAGALIYLLVLSWPLGLCTMFVCATLSTIMLVHGRFQKRAAKFAQEFTASANNVAQEVITLVRTVRVYGTEKQEFKRYAKWLDKLYDVSFRQTVAYGGWSLSLNYLYHSTQVIGVVIGGLAIMSGKLTAEQLTKFTLYAEWLILSTWWIGDNWSSLMQSVGASEKVFRLMDLLPSKQLSSEGLKLEKLKGKIQYADVSFSYPSRPTVPILGGLNLTLNPNEVVAIVGLSGSGKSTIINLLLRLYEPTNGQILIDGVPLTELDIRWFRERIGFVGQEPRLFRMDISSNIKYGCPREVSHEEVVWAAKQAYAHDFIMALPDGYNTIVDDALLSGGQKQRVAIARALLRDPSILLLDEATSALDAESEHYVKSVITKVSRDSKAKRTVVIIAHRLSTIQTADRIIVMENGNIVEDGKHIDLIEKGGLYSRLARRQNDNLK, from the exons ATGCCGGCTCCGGCTGCGATGCTGCTCCTCACGGCGGCCCCGGGGTCTCGCACGCTGTCGCTGACCCTGGccgcgaggcgggcgccgctcCGGGCCCCAAGGCAGCGGCGGCTGCGGCCGGCGAGGATCCGCGCCGCCGCGGCGATCGGCGGCGAGTTCGGTGGCCTCGGCCGGCGCCGCGTCGTCGTGGGGGAGTTCATCGAGCGCCTGCGCAACGTGCTGCCCGGGGGCAGCTGGTGGCGCCTCGAGGACGGCGATGAGGCCGGGGACGGGGCCGGCCGCGCCGAGGGGAGCGGGACCACCGCCGTCTCCGCGCTCAGGCGGATGTGGTCCCTCGTCGCCGGCGACAGATGGGTCATCTACGCCGGCTTTGCGTCCCTCGTAGGCGCTGCG CTTGCGGAGATCGCCATACCACATCTCCTTGCGGCGTCCATTTTCTCTGCGCAGAATGGAGGCGCGGTGTTCTATCGAAATGCCAAGCTTCTGGTTGTCCTATGTCTGGTGTCCGGGGTGTTTAG TGGTGTACGAAGCTGCTGTTTTGGTGTTGCAAACATGATATTG GTCAAACGTATGAGAGAGGAACTATTTGATTCCATTCTTTCACAG GATATTTCCTTTTTTGATGAAGAAACAGTCGGTGATTTGACAAGTAGACTTGGTTCGGACTGCCAACAAGTGTCTCGTGTTATAGGCAACGACCTTAACCTGATTTCACGCAATTTACTTCAG GGTGCAGGTGCATTAATTTATCTGCTAGTCTTATCTTGGCCTCTCGGATTGTGTACAATGTTTGTTTGTGCCACTCTATCAACAATTATGCTAGTTCATGGACG GTTTCAGAAAAGGGCAGCTAAATTTGCACAGGAGTTCACCGCAAGCGCCAATAAT GTTGCTCAAGAGGTGATAACTTTGGTTAGGACAGTGCGAGTGTATGGAACGGAAAAGCAGGAGTTTAAAAG GTATGCAAAGTGGCTTGATAAGCTGTATGATGTAAGCTTTCGGCAGACAGTGGCTTATGGAGGCTGGAGCCTGAGCTTGAACTATCTATACCATTCTACTCAG GTCATTGGAGTGGTGATTGGAGGTCTAGCAATCATGTCTGGGAAGTTAACTGCTGAGCAGTTGACAAAATTCACACTATATGCTGAATGGCTAATTTTGTCCACATGGTGGATTGGAGACAACTGGTCCTCCCTGATGCAGTCTGTCGGAGCAAGTGAAAAAGTTTTTCGTTTGATGGATCTCCTTCCTAGCAAGCAGCTTAGCTCTGAAG GCCTCAAGTTAGAGAAGTTGAAAGGGAAAATTCAGTATGCTGATGTATCATTTTCATATCCATCAAGACCTACG GTACCAATTTTGGGAGGATTGAATCTGACACTGAATCCAAATGAAGTAGTTGCAATT GTTGGTCTTAGTGGAAGTGGCAAGAGTACTATAATCAATTTACTACTTAGACTATACGAACCTACAAATGGGCAA ATACTAATTGATGGTGTCCCACTCACTGAGCTTGATATCAGATGGTTCAGGGAAAGAATTGGTTTCGTCGGACAG GAACCACGCTTATTCCGAATGGATATTAGCTCTAATATTAAATATGGTTGCCCAAGAGAAGTCAGTCATGAAGAAGTGGTCTGGGCTGCAAAGCAGGCCTATGCTCATGATTTCATAATGGCTTTGCCTGATGGTTATAACACCATTGTTGATGATGCTCTTCTCAGCGGAGGTCAGAAACAACGTGTTGCTATTGCCAGGGCCCTTCTGAGGGACCCATCTATCTTACTTCTTGATGAAGCCACTAGTGCGCTTGATGCGGAGAGTGAACATTATGTCAAG AGCGTCATCACAAAAGTTAGTCGAGATTCGAAGGCTAAAAGGACTGTGGTAATCATAGCACACAG GCTATCTACAATTCAAACAGCTGACAGAATTATTGTCATGGAAAATGGTAATATCGTGGAG GATGGTAAACACATTGATCTTATTGAGAAGGGtggtttatattcaagattagcCAGGCGACAAAATGACAACCTTAAGTAG